A window of the Carassius gibelio isolate Cgi1373 ecotype wild population from Czech Republic chromosome B16, carGib1.2-hapl.c, whole genome shotgun sequence genome harbors these coding sequences:
- the cep162 gene encoding centrosomal protein of 162 kDa isoform X3 → MILTLIWSLLPVLRTSFILFFFLCSLPHIKVVPIKPTPKPRSNALDRVSQLSNQRASHNTSPEHDAVNEKMLSPDHSYSVEEQRVSEEDSCCVPSPAPDNPSSTSGHKSPIHSGSDELSVQSDASDSVEREDGMSSTGKSFLKSLRKTPSIKEVDEEQPKELFLEDEGNRDQVIFSRDSLEPEDSVMVSGMVSSTGVLGLDTLDEDENIRFLSNLKKESSSSIDYPRVNQEQEPSALTSPQRREEMDLTNEEGQRNNKDSAASPAYSEDFEEEASEKSDKVPQEKKPERQGMLAKVSLHDSLNSTDGALPPAVPSLAPRTEKWPDIRQTEMPSLEPAVQSYGQSGGSEMEALQEAYRQISGSAGECEDKRAEGSRTPLSLSTLQPASTVESDLPTAEELMRPIGPDSGFTRGFSLQPIIEAVPRGSENHSPLKMSSDGSPFSSVNEGCGGSNTAGVTREEHPASLQYTQKSIAEEIKRLMQEQDSSSVEPPPVKPKKRQVPARNNAFASGYSRKTPVPSARSKKPESRPLPRAPAPSRTTQAAKPPSPLTQRKTQNQPPKQTQTLSQTQTVKGLDTRLGPSSELVASVQSFATFLQHQVEASSLQDNIPPRADRISSEAVAGHQVMHEKVDGGPTFQQERSSLERFRLQLAQKERELHLREEQLQEEHKQELAALRQENYVLQSKLHRAEEASNKRKWSFGEASDPVTEEKLKLIEKEMKEQETLIQGYHQENEKLYLQIKALQAQSKQNEEALFMENQRLLTELALTRDRLNLNSIQRTFGGRNVADQSFTIADLTSQVQAAQKNEQRLQDEIHRLKQEKQALHVDLDMMRKERDLARVQAVYTSGDKGFELKMLQEKHREEVTELKKRLQWYAENQELLDKDAARLRAATAETQMLTEQVEKLKMEVSKRANEQQRKAKERAGEAKRIQDLERQLKQMEELLKRRHPNSLPALILAAASTGTEDNGSDVRPPTAPHSSQTAALLERRVHRLEAELEGRDEAAKRSLRTMEQEYHRIKLQYEQQISDLEQRLAEKNQNNQVISSETLSQTQGLNAEMEEVKKAYEKQESSLKAEVASLQEQLRQAQSLTQADKPARSPSRHQLHAEAAQATRIERLTQELSSKSRTIQELSRTVERLQRERKTMLSGPGLDRVANEPKRHFGTAKDPKKPAAETFPPTQDEKDYHPGAFSGSHISEVQLENDSLRMRLEQLEIQKEQEKASLQAAVTHAQSQLLRIQEQHAEQLASVKAEHHKEIERLLASHALEHSSSKVAELTNQVNTQEIIVQHLKGQVKELQGAKDALAVSKIREETLQNQLSKLLEELKQAKEAHSPELRHFTSLEQKIQSMELRYTQREKQLQQVIADTRRVVEQEQQGELERWKRLAQGRAKELEVFRLELDSILDVLRELQRQGVVIPIPEHTSTTTHTYLPLRS, encoded by the exons atgattttaacTCTCATTTGGAGCCTTCTTCCTGTTTTACGAACTTCTTTCATCTTGTTTTTCTTCCTTTGTTCATTACCCCATATAAAAGTAGTCCCTATTAAACCCACCCCTAAACCTCGTAGCAATGCACTTGACAGGGTGAGCCAGTTGTCCAATCAGAGGGCATCCCACAACACGAGTCCTGAACATGATGCAGTAAATGAGAAGATGCTATCACCTGACCATAGTTACTCTGTAGAGGAGCAGAGGGTCTCAGAGGAAGACTCTTGCTGCGTACCAAGTCCAGCGCCTGATAACCCCTCCAGTACATCAGGACACAAGAGTCCCATTCACTCTGGTTCTGATGAGTTGTCTGTGCAAAGTGATGCTAGTGATTCAGTCGAGAGAGAAGATG GGATGTCATCAACAGGAAAGTCCTTCCTGAAGTCTCTGAGGAAGACTCCGTCCATTAAGGAGGTGGATGAAGAACAGCCAAAGGAGCTATTCTTGGAGGATGAAGGGAATAGGGACCAAGTCATCTTTAGCAGAGACAGCCTTGAACCTGAAG ATTCTGTAATGGTGTCTGGTATGGTATCAAGTACAGGTGTTCTAGGGCTGGATACATTGGATGAGGATGAGAATATCAGGTTCTTATCCAACCTGAAGAAAGAATCATCATCTTCCATTGACTATCCCAGAGTGAATCAAGAACAGGAGCCATCCGCCCTCACGAGCCCACAAAG AAGAGAAGAAATGGATTTAACAAATGAAGAAGGACAGAGAAATAATAAAGACTCTGCTG CATCGCCTGCATATAGTGAAGATTTTGAGGAAGAGGCCAGTGAGAAAAGTGACAAGGTGCCTCAAGAGAag aaacctgAAAGGCAAGGGATGCTGGCCAAAG TGTCACTGCATGACTCTCTCAATTCCACGGATGGAGCGTTGCCTCCTGCAGTTCCCAGTTTGGCACCCAGGACAGAAAAATGGCCAGACATCAGACAAACAGAGATGCCATCATTGGAACCTGCAG TTCAATCATATGGTCAGAGTGGAGGGAGTGAGATGGAGGCACTGCAGGAGGCGTACAGGCAGATCAGCGGCTCAGCAGGGGAGTGTGAGGACAAACGAGCCGAGGGCAGCAGGacgcccctctctctctctacgcTTCAGCCTGCCTCCACCGTGGAGTCAG ATTTACCCACTGCTGAGGAATTGATGCGTCCGATTGGACCAGACTCTGGATTCACCcgtggcttctctctccagcccATAAT TGAGGCTGTGCCTCGAGGCAGCGAGAATCACAGTCCATTAAAGATGTCTTCAGATGGGAGCCCTTTCAGTTCTGTTAATGAGGGCTGTGGAGGGAGTAATACAGCTGGTGTTACAAGAGAGGAACATCCAGCCTCTCTTCAGTACACTCAGAAGAGCATCGCTGAGGAGATCAAACGGCTGATGCAGGAACAGGACAGCTCCTCCGTGGAGCCACCTCCTGTCAAGCCCAAAAAGCGCCAG GTTCCTGCCAGAAACAATGCGTTTGCATCCGGTTACTCTAGAAAAACTCCTGTTCCATCAGCAAGGTCCAAGAAACCCGAGAGCAGGCCATTACCCAGAGCACCTGCACCCAGCAGAACCACCCAAGCTGCTAAACCTCCATCTCCTCTAACACAGAGGAAAACGCAGAACCAGCCCCCTAAACAGACTCAAACCCTCAGCCAAACACAAACGGTCAAAG GCTTAGACACAAGGTTAGGACCAAGCAGTGAACTGGTTGCATCTGTGCAGTCCTTTGCTACATTCCTACAGCATCAGGTTGAAGCCAGCAGTCTACAGGATAACATCCCTCCTCGAGCAGACAGGATCTCATCCGAAGCAGTGGCAGGA CACCAGGTGATGCATGAGAAGGTGGATGGTGGTCCGACCTTTCAGCAGGAGCGCTCATCGCTGGAGCGCTTCCGTCTCCAGCTcgcacaaaaagagagagagctcCATCTGAGGGAAGAACAATTACAGGAGGAGCACAAGCAAGAGCTTGCAGCCCTGAGACAGGAGAACTACGTGTTACAGAGCAAG CTACACCGTGCCGAGGAGGCCAGTAACAAGCGAAAGTGGAGTTTTGGCGAAGCTTCGGACCCTGTGACTGAAGAGAAACTCAAACTGATAGAGAAAGAGATGAAGGAACAGGAGACTCTGATTCAGGGTTACCATCAG GAGAACGAGAAGCTTTATCTGCAAATTAAAGCACTCCAAGCTCAAAGCAAACAAAACGAGGAGGCTTTGTTCATGGAGAACCAGAGACTTCTCACTGAGCTTGCCCTCACCAG GGACCGACTGAACCTGAACAGCATTCAAAGAACCTTCGGAGGGAGAAACGTTGCTGACCAAAGCTTCACCATTGCAGATTTGACAAGTCAGGTACAAGCCGCACAG AAAAATGAGCAGCGACTGCAAGATGAGATCCATAGGCTAAAACAGGAGAAACAAGCACTGCATGTAGACCTGGACATGATGAGGAAAGAGCGGGACCTTGCCAGAGTTCAGGCTGTCTATACATCAG GTGATAAAGGTTTCGAGCTAAAGATGCTCCAGGAAAAACATCGAGAGGAAGTCACAGAGCTGAAGAAGAGACTGCAGTGGTATGCCGAGAACCAGGAGCTACTAGACAAGGATGCGGCCAGGCTCCGAGCCGCCACCGCCGAGACTCAAATGCTCACTGAGCAGGTGGAAAAGCTAAAAATGGAAGTCAGCAAGAGGGCCAATGAGCAACAAAGAAAGGCAAAAGAGAGAGCGGGTGAAGCTAAAAGAATCCAGGACCTGGAACGACAG CTCAAACAGATGGAAGAGCTCTTGAAACGCAGGCATCCAAACTCCCTGCCAGCCCTGATCTTGGCCGCTGCGTCTACCGGAACAGAAGATAATGGATCAGATGTTCGTCCCCCAACTGCCCCTCATTCCTCCCAGACAGCAGCTCTGTTGGAGAGACGTGTCCATCGACTTGAGGCGGAGCTAGAGGGCCGCGATGAAGCAGCCAAACGCAGTCTCAGAACGATGGAACAAGAGTATCACAGAATCAAA TTGCAGTATGAACAGCAGATCTCAGATCTGGAGCAGCGTTTGGCTGAGAAGAACCAGAACAATCAAGTCATTTCATCAGAAACTTTGTCACAAACTCAGGGATTGAACGCAGAAATGGAGGAAGTGAAGAAGGCCTATGAGAAGCAAGAGAGTTCCCTCAAGGCAGAGGTGGCCTCTCTGCAAGAACAACTCCGTCAGGCCCAGTCTTTGACGCAAGCAGACAAGCCTGCCCGCAGCCCCTCACGCCACCAGCTCCATGCGGAGGCGGCACAAGCAACCCGCATTGAGAGACTGACCCAGGAACTGAGCTCCAAGAGCCGCACCATTCAGGAGCTGAGCCGTACTGTAGAGCGCCTGCAGAGGGAGAGGAAAACCATGCTGTCAGGTCCTGGCTTGGATCGCGTCGCCAATGAGCCCAAGCGACATTTTGGTACAGCCAAAGATCCCAAAAAACCTGCAGCTGAGACTTTTCCCCCTACCCAAGATGAGAAAGACTACCATCCTGGAGCGTTCTCAGGATCACACATCTCAGAGGTGCAACTGGAGAATGATAGTTTGAGGATGAGATTGGAACAGCTAGAGATACAGAAAGAACAAGAGAAAGCTTCCTTGCAGGCTGCAGTCACACATGCACAAAGTCAGCTCCTCAG gattcaggaGCAGCATGCTGAGCAGCTTGCCTCGGTCAAGGCTGAGCATCATAAAGAGATTGAACGCCTCCTGGCTAGCCATGCCCTTGAGCATTCCTCCTCCAAAGTCGCTGAACTCACGAATCAAGTGAACACACAGGAG ATCATAGTGCAGCATTTAAAGGGGCAAGTGAAGGAGCTCCAGGGAGCCAAAGATGCTCTGGCTGTGTCTAAGATTAGAGAGGAAACCCTGCAGAATCAG CTGTCTAAGCTTCTAGAAGAGCTGAAACAGGCCAAAGAAGCTCACAGTCCTGAACTACGACACTTCACTAGCCTGGAGCAGAAGATTCAGTCCATGGAGCTCCGTTATACTCAGCGTGAGAAACAGCTTCAGCAG GTGATTGCAGACACACGGCGGGTGGTGGAACAGGAGCAGCAGGGTGAGCTGGAGCGCTGGAAGAGACTCGCTCAAGGCAGGGCTAAAGAGCTGGAGGTCTTCAGACTGGAGCTGGACTCCATACTGGACGTGCTTCGTGAGCTCCAGAGACAGGGTGTAGTCATTCCCATCCCAGAACACACCTCCACCACCACCCACACATACCTGCCCCTCCGCTCCTGA
- the cep162 gene encoding centrosomal protein of 162 kDa isoform X4: MILTLIWSLLPVLRTSFILFFFLCSLPHIKVVPIKPTPKPRSNALDRVSQLSNQRASHNTSPEHDAVNEKMLSPDHSYSVEEQRVSEEDSCCVPSPAPDNPSSTSGHKSPIHSGSDELSVQSDASDSVEREDGMSSTGKSFLKSLRKTPSIKEVDEEQPKELFLEDEGNRDQVIFSRDSLEPEDSVMVSGMVSSTGVLGLDTLDEDENIRFLSNLKKESSSSIDYPRVNQEQEPSALTSPQREEMDLTNEEGQRNNKDSAASPAYSEDFEEEASEKSDKVPQEKKPERQGMLAKVSLHDSLNSTDGALPPAVPSLAPRTEKWPDIRQTEMPSLEPAVQSYGQSGGSEMEALQEAYRQISGSAGECEDKRAEGSRTPLSLSTLQPASTVESDLPTAEELMRPIGPDSGFTRGFSLQPIIEAVPRGSENHSPLKMSSDGSPFSSVNEGCGGSNTAGVTREEHPASLQYTQKSIAEEIKRLMQEQDSSSVEPPPVKPKKRQVPARNNAFASGYSRKTPVPSARSKKPESRPLPRAPAPSRTTQAAKPPSPLTQRKTQNQPPKQTQTLSQTQTVKGLDTRLGPSSELVASVQSFATFLQHQVEASSLQDNIPPRADRISSEAVAGHQVMHEKVDGGPTFQQERSSLERFRLQLAQKERELHLREEQLQEEHKQELAALRQENYVLQSKLHRAEEASNKRKWSFGEASDPVTEEKLKLIEKEMKEQETLIQGYHQENEKLYLQIKALQAQSKQNEEALFMENQRLLTELALTRDRLNLNSIQRTFGGRNVADQSFTIADLTSQVQAAQKNEQRLQDEIHRLKQEKQALHVDLDMMRKERDLARVQAVYTSGDKGFELKMLQEKHREEVTELKKRLQWYAENQELLDKDAARLRAATAETQMLTEQVEKLKMEVSKRANEQQRKAKERAGEAKRIQDLERQLKQMEELLKRRHPNSLPALILAAASTGTEDNGSDVRPPTAPHSSQTAALLERRVHRLEAELEGRDEAAKRSLRTMEQEYHRIKLQYEQQISDLEQRLAEKNQNNQVISSETLSQTQGLNAEMEEVKKAYEKQESSLKAEVASLQEQLRQAQSLTQADKPARSPSRHQLHAEAAQATRIERLTQELSSKSRTIQELSRTVERLQRERKTMLSGPGLDRVANEPKRHFGTAKDPKKPAAETFPPTQDEKDYHPGAFSGSHISEVQLENDSLRMRLEQLEIQKEQEKASLQAAVTHAQSQLLRIQEQHAEQLASVKAEHHKEIERLLASHALEHSSSKVAELTNQVNTQEIIVQHLKGQVKELQGAKDALAVSKIREETLQNQLSKLLEELKQAKEAHSPELRHFTSLEQKIQSMELRYTQREKQLQQVIADTRRVVEQEQQGELERWKRLAQGRAKELEVFRLELDSILDVLRELQRQGVVIPIPEHTSTTTHTYLPLRS, translated from the exons atgattttaacTCTCATTTGGAGCCTTCTTCCTGTTTTACGAACTTCTTTCATCTTGTTTTTCTTCCTTTGTTCATTACCCCATATAAAAGTAGTCCCTATTAAACCCACCCCTAAACCTCGTAGCAATGCACTTGACAGGGTGAGCCAGTTGTCCAATCAGAGGGCATCCCACAACACGAGTCCTGAACATGATGCAGTAAATGAGAAGATGCTATCACCTGACCATAGTTACTCTGTAGAGGAGCAGAGGGTCTCAGAGGAAGACTCTTGCTGCGTACCAAGTCCAGCGCCTGATAACCCCTCCAGTACATCAGGACACAAGAGTCCCATTCACTCTGGTTCTGATGAGTTGTCTGTGCAAAGTGATGCTAGTGATTCAGTCGAGAGAGAAGATG GGATGTCATCAACAGGAAAGTCCTTCCTGAAGTCTCTGAGGAAGACTCCGTCCATTAAGGAGGTGGATGAAGAACAGCCAAAGGAGCTATTCTTGGAGGATGAAGGGAATAGGGACCAAGTCATCTTTAGCAGAGACAGCCTTGAACCTGAAG ATTCTGTAATGGTGTCTGGTATGGTATCAAGTACAGGTGTTCTAGGGCTGGATACATTGGATGAGGATGAGAATATCAGGTTCTTATCCAACCTGAAGAAAGAATCATCATCTTCCATTGACTATCCCAGAGTGAATCAAGAACAGGAGCCATCCGCCCTCACGAGCCCACAAAG AGAAGAAATGGATTTAACAAATGAAGAAGGACAGAGAAATAATAAAGACTCTGCTG CATCGCCTGCATATAGTGAAGATTTTGAGGAAGAGGCCAGTGAGAAAAGTGACAAGGTGCCTCAAGAGAag aaacctgAAAGGCAAGGGATGCTGGCCAAAG TGTCACTGCATGACTCTCTCAATTCCACGGATGGAGCGTTGCCTCCTGCAGTTCCCAGTTTGGCACCCAGGACAGAAAAATGGCCAGACATCAGACAAACAGAGATGCCATCATTGGAACCTGCAG TTCAATCATATGGTCAGAGTGGAGGGAGTGAGATGGAGGCACTGCAGGAGGCGTACAGGCAGATCAGCGGCTCAGCAGGGGAGTGTGAGGACAAACGAGCCGAGGGCAGCAGGacgcccctctctctctctacgcTTCAGCCTGCCTCCACCGTGGAGTCAG ATTTACCCACTGCTGAGGAATTGATGCGTCCGATTGGACCAGACTCTGGATTCACCcgtggcttctctctccagcccATAAT TGAGGCTGTGCCTCGAGGCAGCGAGAATCACAGTCCATTAAAGATGTCTTCAGATGGGAGCCCTTTCAGTTCTGTTAATGAGGGCTGTGGAGGGAGTAATACAGCTGGTGTTACAAGAGAGGAACATCCAGCCTCTCTTCAGTACACTCAGAAGAGCATCGCTGAGGAGATCAAACGGCTGATGCAGGAACAGGACAGCTCCTCCGTGGAGCCACCTCCTGTCAAGCCCAAAAAGCGCCAG GTTCCTGCCAGAAACAATGCGTTTGCATCCGGTTACTCTAGAAAAACTCCTGTTCCATCAGCAAGGTCCAAGAAACCCGAGAGCAGGCCATTACCCAGAGCACCTGCACCCAGCAGAACCACCCAAGCTGCTAAACCTCCATCTCCTCTAACACAGAGGAAAACGCAGAACCAGCCCCCTAAACAGACTCAAACCCTCAGCCAAACACAAACGGTCAAAG GCTTAGACACAAGGTTAGGACCAAGCAGTGAACTGGTTGCATCTGTGCAGTCCTTTGCTACATTCCTACAGCATCAGGTTGAAGCCAGCAGTCTACAGGATAACATCCCTCCTCGAGCAGACAGGATCTCATCCGAAGCAGTGGCAGGA CACCAGGTGATGCATGAGAAGGTGGATGGTGGTCCGACCTTTCAGCAGGAGCGCTCATCGCTGGAGCGCTTCCGTCTCCAGCTcgcacaaaaagagagagagctcCATCTGAGGGAAGAACAATTACAGGAGGAGCACAAGCAAGAGCTTGCAGCCCTGAGACAGGAGAACTACGTGTTACAGAGCAAG CTACACCGTGCCGAGGAGGCCAGTAACAAGCGAAAGTGGAGTTTTGGCGAAGCTTCGGACCCTGTGACTGAAGAGAAACTCAAACTGATAGAGAAAGAGATGAAGGAACAGGAGACTCTGATTCAGGGTTACCATCAG GAGAACGAGAAGCTTTATCTGCAAATTAAAGCACTCCAAGCTCAAAGCAAACAAAACGAGGAGGCTTTGTTCATGGAGAACCAGAGACTTCTCACTGAGCTTGCCCTCACCAG GGACCGACTGAACCTGAACAGCATTCAAAGAACCTTCGGAGGGAGAAACGTTGCTGACCAAAGCTTCACCATTGCAGATTTGACAAGTCAGGTACAAGCCGCACAG AAAAATGAGCAGCGACTGCAAGATGAGATCCATAGGCTAAAACAGGAGAAACAAGCACTGCATGTAGACCTGGACATGATGAGGAAAGAGCGGGACCTTGCCAGAGTTCAGGCTGTCTATACATCAG GTGATAAAGGTTTCGAGCTAAAGATGCTCCAGGAAAAACATCGAGAGGAAGTCACAGAGCTGAAGAAGAGACTGCAGTGGTATGCCGAGAACCAGGAGCTACTAGACAAGGATGCGGCCAGGCTCCGAGCCGCCACCGCCGAGACTCAAATGCTCACTGAGCAGGTGGAAAAGCTAAAAATGGAAGTCAGCAAGAGGGCCAATGAGCAACAAAGAAAGGCAAAAGAGAGAGCGGGTGAAGCTAAAAGAATCCAGGACCTGGAACGACAG CTCAAACAGATGGAAGAGCTCTTGAAACGCAGGCATCCAAACTCCCTGCCAGCCCTGATCTTGGCCGCTGCGTCTACCGGAACAGAAGATAATGGATCAGATGTTCGTCCCCCAACTGCCCCTCATTCCTCCCAGACAGCAGCTCTGTTGGAGAGACGTGTCCATCGACTTGAGGCGGAGCTAGAGGGCCGCGATGAAGCAGCCAAACGCAGTCTCAGAACGATGGAACAAGAGTATCACAGAATCAAA TTGCAGTATGAACAGCAGATCTCAGATCTGGAGCAGCGTTTGGCTGAGAAGAACCAGAACAATCAAGTCATTTCATCAGAAACTTTGTCACAAACTCAGGGATTGAACGCAGAAATGGAGGAAGTGAAGAAGGCCTATGAGAAGCAAGAGAGTTCCCTCAAGGCAGAGGTGGCCTCTCTGCAAGAACAACTCCGTCAGGCCCAGTCTTTGACGCAAGCAGACAAGCCTGCCCGCAGCCCCTCACGCCACCAGCTCCATGCGGAGGCGGCACAAGCAACCCGCATTGAGAGACTGACCCAGGAACTGAGCTCCAAGAGCCGCACCATTCAGGAGCTGAGCCGTACTGTAGAGCGCCTGCAGAGGGAGAGGAAAACCATGCTGTCAGGTCCTGGCTTGGATCGCGTCGCCAATGAGCCCAAGCGACATTTTGGTACAGCCAAAGATCCCAAAAAACCTGCAGCTGAGACTTTTCCCCCTACCCAAGATGAGAAAGACTACCATCCTGGAGCGTTCTCAGGATCACACATCTCAGAGGTGCAACTGGAGAATGATAGTTTGAGGATGAGATTGGAACAGCTAGAGATACAGAAAGAACAAGAGAAAGCTTCCTTGCAGGCTGCAGTCACACATGCACAAAGTCAGCTCCTCAG gattcaggaGCAGCATGCTGAGCAGCTTGCCTCGGTCAAGGCTGAGCATCATAAAGAGATTGAACGCCTCCTGGCTAGCCATGCCCTTGAGCATTCCTCCTCCAAAGTCGCTGAACTCACGAATCAAGTGAACACACAGGAG ATCATAGTGCAGCATTTAAAGGGGCAAGTGAAGGAGCTCCAGGGAGCCAAAGATGCTCTGGCTGTGTCTAAGATTAGAGAGGAAACCCTGCAGAATCAG CTGTCTAAGCTTCTAGAAGAGCTGAAACAGGCCAAAGAAGCTCACAGTCCTGAACTACGACACTTCACTAGCCTGGAGCAGAAGATTCAGTCCATGGAGCTCCGTTATACTCAGCGTGAGAAACAGCTTCAGCAG GTGATTGCAGACACACGGCGGGTGGTGGAACAGGAGCAGCAGGGTGAGCTGGAGCGCTGGAAGAGACTCGCTCAAGGCAGGGCTAAAGAGCTGGAGGTCTTCAGACTGGAGCTGGACTCCATACTGGACGTGCTTCGTGAGCTCCAGAGACAGGGTGTAGTCATTCCCATCCCAGAACACACCTCCACCACCACCCACACATACCTGCCCCTCCGCTCCTGA